CAAAATCATCAACATTAACATTCATTAGTTCCTTAAAATCGGCCTCTAAATCCACAATCTCGTTATACAAGTTCGGTCGAACTATGAAGTATCAACCTTTAAAAGTTTTTCAAGTTCATCATTCACATAAAGGTCAATATGGTCAAAGACATAGCACTCATAATCATCGGTGTTACTCGGTTGCTTCATAGCTTCCCGGATATTGATGGTCACACGCTCTTCGCCAACTCCAATGCTAAGTTGGTTGCGTTGTACTAAGATGATGGTGTCGGCGGTCACCAAAAATGGTCTACCTAAGATGAGGGGGACTTGAAGGTCTTCCTTCATCTCTATGATAACAAAATCGACCGGGAACACCAAGGTGTCAATGCTAACCATGATGTCCTCGGCGATGCCAATAGCGGTATTAAATGAATGGTTGGCCAATCTTATCTTAATTCGAGTTGGTTTAAGAGGTCCAAGACCAAGCCTCTCGTAAAGTGAATGTGGCGTTAGGTTAATGCTTGCACC
This genomic window from Rutidosis leptorrhynchoides isolate AG116_Rl617_1_P2 chromosome 2, CSIRO_AGI_Rlap_v1, whole genome shotgun sequence contains:
- the LOC139889207 gene encoding uncharacterized protein, whose amino-acid sequence is MRNYSQFIKELISQKGKYHDETSFFIEEECNKILASRPRIPKKLGDLGKFVFTCKFGESELFNALADLGASINLTPHSLYERLGLGPLKPTRIKIRLANHSFNTAIGIAEDIMVSIDTLVFPVDFVIIEMKEDLQVPLILGRPFLVTADTIILVQRNQLSIGVGEERVTINIREAMKQPSNTDDYECYVFDHIDLYVNDELEKLLKVDTS